A window of bacterium contains these coding sequences:
- a CDS encoding DUF4446 family protein translates to MGNFWTNFQFYVPYLVIADTFLALLSIFLILSLVGRVRETKRLLKWLSEAERVEDVRLLLQRQRVFMDEVERNFNHLREKLEELNIKQLDNIQKVGFIRFDAFKDIGGELSFSLALLNGKNEGVVISSLHGREGSRVYGKTVKDGVSSFPLSDEEKEAIKRALGD, encoded by the coding sequence ATGGGAAATTTTTGGACCAATTTCCAATTTTATGTGCCCTATCTCGTTATCGCTGATACCTTTTTGGCGCTACTCTCCATTTTCCTCATCCTATCCCTTGTAGGAAGAGTGAGGGAGACAAAGCGCCTCCTCAAGTGGCTTTCCGAGGCCGAAAGGGTAGAGGATGTGAGGTTGCTTCTTCAAAGACAGAGGGTTTTTATGGACGAGGTTGAGAGGAACTTCAATCACCTAAGGGAAAAACTTGAAGAGTTAAATATAAAACAACTTGATAACATCCAGAAGGTGGGTTTCATCCGCTTTGACGCCTTCAAGGATATAGGTGGTGAGCTGAGTTTTTCCCTCGCCTTGCTCAATGGAAAGAACGAGGGAGTTGTTATAAGCAGTCTGCACGGGAGGGAAGGTTCAAGGGTTTATGGGAAAACAGTAAAGGACGGTGTCTCCAGCTTCCCCCTTTCAGATGAGGAGAAGGAAGCAATAAAGAGGGCGTTGGGTGATTGA
- a CDS encoding N-acetylmuramoyl-L-alanine amidase has product MSQQSPFHFLFAFIFLLSSFSYPQKEGKCNLYLFGRQFDNIDYFLENNDVYLALDISPLSPLLRNSQLKTVKRGGKNYYSLNELKCVQSLSCKWDGERKCANIAIKLKRENIIWERNPSALSFQITLPIPLSFETGILSNPPRAFVDIKGAHLYPAKIEEEIGDNLKMRVAQHAISPDIVRFVIDLPPSPPKVEFSPSPSKQIKIFFPSLLSGKGSGLEAIELKKVDEAVVASLRLTQLSEYKTLLLKNPPRLAIDITPSYLSSSLSCPETLPPISQVRWSQFSNDPPTVRVVFDLEREIGVDIRSKPSLIEIKFGSFFERDLRKLEDLRIVIDPGHGGSDCGAIGTSGLMEKEINLDIAKRIKNLLPNVFLTREEDVYVSLQGRVDFATQVNADIFISIHNNALPNAKGTGTETYYFREDSLELAQYIHKALISKLGLPDGGVRRREFYVIKNSPCPSVLIEGAYISNPEEEKLLASEDFRQKIAEAVVEGLKQYFGRER; this is encoded by the coding sequence ATGAGCCAGCAGTCGCCATTCCATTTTTTATTTGCCTTTATATTTTTACTCTCGTCCTTCTCATATCCCCAGAAAGAGGGGAAATGCAATTTATATCTTTTTGGACGGCAATTTGATAATATTGATTATTTCCTTGAAAACAACGATGTCTATCTCGCCCTTGATATATCTCCTCTTTCACCTCTCTTGAGAAATTCACAATTGAAAACCGTTAAGAGGGGAGGGAAAAACTATTACTCTCTCAACGAGCTAAAATGCGTTCAGAGCTTATCATGCAAGTGGGATGGGGAAAGGAAATGTGCGAACATCGCGATTAAATTAAAAAGGGAGAACATAATATGGGAGAGGAATCCCTCTGCCCTATCTTTTCAAATTACCTTGCCTATTCCCCTTTCGTTTGAAACCGGCATCCTTTCCAATCCCCCGAGGGCATTTGTTGATATCAAAGGTGCCCATCTTTACCCCGCTAAAATAGAGGAGGAGATAGGCGATAATTTAAAAATGAGAGTAGCCCAGCACGCAATATCCCCAGATATCGTTAGATTCGTTATAGACCTTCCTCCTTCCCCACCGAAAGTGGAGTTCTCTCCCTCTCCCTCAAAGCAGATAAAGATTTTCTTCCCCTCTCTTCTTTCGGGAAAGGGCAGTGGGTTGGAGGCAATTGAATTGAAAAAAGTGGATGAGGCTGTGGTAGCCTCCTTGAGATTAACCCAGCTCAGCGAATACAAAACCCTTCTCCTAAAGAATCCACCCCGGCTCGCCATAGATATTACGCCATCATATCTCTCCTCTTCTCTTTCCTGTCCCGAGACATTACCTCCCATATCTCAGGTTAGATGGTCACAATTCTCCAACGATCCACCTACTGTGAGGGTGGTATTTGATTTGGAGAGGGAGATTGGCGTGGATATAAGAAGCAAGCCCTCGCTTATAGAGATTAAATTCGGTTCCTTTTTCGAGAGGGATTTGAGGAAATTGGAAGATTTGAGAATCGTTATAGACCCTGGACACGGCGGTTCAGATTGTGGCGCGATAGGGACAAGTGGACTGATGGAGAAGGAAATCAACTTGGATATAGCTAAGAGGATAAAGAATCTTCTCCCGAACGTATTTCTTACCCGAGAGGAAGATGTGTATGTTTCTCTGCAAGGGAGGGTGGATTTTGCCACCCAAGTGAACGCGGATATATTCATAAGCATTCATAATAATGCCCTACCAAATGCGAAGGGGACGGGAACGGAGACCTATTATTTCCGAGAAGATAGCTTGGAGTTGGCACAATACATTCATAAGGCGCTCATTTCCAAGTTGGGACTTCCCGATGGAGGGGTAAGGAGGAGAGAATTTTATGTGATAAAGAACTCCCCCTGTCCATCTGTGCTGATAGAGGGAGCTTATATATCCAATCCTGAGGAAGAGAAGCTCTTGGCTAGCGAGGATTTTCGCCAGAAGATAGCCGAGGCGGTCGTTGAAGGATTGAAGCAATACTTTGGGAGGGAGAGATGA
- the argJ gene encoding bifunctional glutamate N-acetyltransferase/amino-acid acetyltransferase ArgJ, translating into MPPKGFLFSGVNCGLKKGKPDLGIIYTEKPANWAGVFTTNAFKSAPVIVSQGKMGKKVRAIVVNSGNANAGTGEEGISDAEEMCAEVARNLGIKEEEVLVASTGVIGERLPMERIREGIKRAVGQLSSDNFPKFAEAIMTTDTFPKLVEKELDGGRAFLLGMGKGAGMIHPQMATMLVFLLTDADFQSHQLKECLKKAVDVSFHCLSVDGDTSTNDSVFVLANGMSEMNDVFTFQGALNEACVDLAKMIARDGEGATKLILIKVRGAKSEEEARGVGRRIAVSPLVKTAFFGADPNVGRILCAIGNFPFETAPAVDIFISGEKVAESGAIIKFNKEELRDFLKNNREIEVEIDLKRGNSFAIVYTCDLSYDYVKINAEYTT; encoded by the coding sequence ATGCCTCCGAAGGGTTTCTTGTTCTCAGGAGTGAATTGCGGTTTGAAGAAGGGAAAGCCCGATTTGGGCATCATCTATACGGAAAAGCCTGCTAATTGGGCGGGGGTGTTCACGACTAATGCATTTAAATCGGCTCCCGTCATAGTTTCGCAAGGGAAAATGGGCAAAAAAGTTAGAGCGATAGTTGTCAACTCGGGAAATGCTAATGCGGGCACGGGTGAGGAAGGAATCTCCGACGCGGAGGAGATGTGTGCCGAGGTAGCGAGAAACCTGGGAATAAAGGAAGAGGAGGTTTTGGTAGCATCAACTGGGGTTATAGGGGAAAGGCTTCCAATGGAGAGAATCAGGGAGGGAATAAAGAGAGCGGTAGGGCAATTATCCTCTGATAACTTCCCCAAATTTGCGGAGGCGATTATGACCACCGATACATTCCCCAAACTCGTGGAAAAGGAATTGGATGGCGGAAGAGCTTTCCTATTGGGAATGGGGAAAGGAGCGGGAATGATTCATCCCCAGATGGCTACTATGCTCGTCTTCCTCTTAACTGACGCGGATTTTCAATCCCATCAACTTAAAGAATGCCTGAAAAAAGCGGTAGATGTCTCTTTTCACTGTTTAAGTGTGGATGGCGATACCTCAACGAACGATTCCGTCTTCGTTTTAGCTAATGGGATGAGCGAGATGAACGACGTTTTCACCTTCCAAGGGGCTTTAAATGAAGCTTGTGTTGATTTGGCGAAGATGATAGCGAGGGATGGAGAGGGTGCAACAAAGCTAATTTTGATAAAGGTGAGAGGAGCGAAAAGCGAAGAAGAGGCAAGGGGAGTGGGGCGAAGGATAGCGGTTTCCCCATTGGTGAAGACAGCCTTCTTCGGCGCCGACCCCAATGTGGGTCGCATCCTATGCGCTATAGGAAACTTTCCCTTTGAGACGGCGCCAGCGGTTGATATCTTCATCTCGGGAGAAAAGGTAGCGGAAAGTGGGGCGATTATAAAATTCAATAAGGAGGAACTGCGAGATTTTCTGAAAAATAATCGGGAGATAGAGGTGGAGATAGATTTGAAGCGTGGGAACTCATTCGCCATTGTCTATACTTGCGATTTATCCTATGATTATGTGAAGATAAACGCTGAATACACGACATAA
- the rph gene encoding ribonuclease PH: MRIDGRSYDQLRPIVFKRGVSKYAEGSCYIEQGDTKLICTATIEDEKVPQFLRGSGSGWITAEYGMLPRSTRTRIPRESSKSFPIGRVMEIRRMIGRSLRAAFDLQKLGERTITVDCDVLTADGGTRCAAVNAGFVAVVEAMDYLRNMGVLKSIPILDFIASISAGIVMGKEMLDLCFEEDSTASVDMNVVMTEKGRIVELQATAEGVPFSKEQLDRLLEMARPAILHIIALQKAVLKDILEKKGG; this comes from the coding sequence TTGAGAATTGACGGAAGGAGCTACGACCAGCTGCGCCCTATCGTCTTTAAGAGGGGCGTGTCCAAGTATGCGGAGGGCTCCTGCTATATTGAACAGGGAGATACGAAGCTGATTTGCACCGCAACGATTGAGGATGAGAAGGTCCCTCAATTCCTTCGCGGCTCGGGAAGCGGCTGGATAACCGCTGAATATGGAATGCTCCCTCGCTCCACAAGAACTCGCATACCGAGGGAGAGCTCAAAGAGCTTTCCCATCGGTAGGGTGATGGAGATAAGGAGGATGATAGGGAGGAGCTTGAGAGCAGCCTTTGACCTTCAGAAGTTGGGAGAGCGAACCATCACCGTGGATTGCGATGTTTTAACTGCTGATGGAGGGACGAGATGCGCTGCTGTTAACGCAGGTTTTGTGGCGGTCGTTGAGGCTATGGATTATCTCAGAAATATGGGTGTTCTGAAAAGCATCCCGATATTGGATTTCATAGCCTCAATAAGCGCTGGGATAGTTATGGGGAAGGAGATGTTAGACCTCTGTTTCGAAGAGGATTCCACCGCTTCAGTGGATATGAATGTGGTGATGACGGAGAAAGGGAGGATAGTTGAATTGCAGGCAACAGCTGAGGGCGTTCCTTTCAGCAAGGAGCAGTTGGACCGTCTTTTGGAGATGGCGAGACCGGCCATACTTCACATAATAGCCCTTCAAAAAGCGGTTCTAAAGGATATCTTAGAGAAGAAAGGAGGTTGA
- the murI gene encoding glutamate racemase, translated as MNKPIGIFDSGVGGLTVAKAISEILPNESFLYFADTKNLPYGEHSPEEIEGFALRIISFLVSRGIKLLAIACNYSSAVVLDKARRIYPSLPILGVLQAGARLAVSQPFERIGVLATRGTVKTRMFPREIKNLNPQMKVLQASCPPLVSLIESFAPESEIRSVVRDCLKRLKRKGVEALVLGCTHYPLVRGIIEEEMGGVKILDPAEELAREVKRILEKENLISDDCPKHRFFVSGDDSSLRKFVPSLLGIDIIEIEHQDFEGGF; from the coding sequence ATGAATAAACCGATAGGTATTTTTGACTCTGGAGTAGGTGGGCTAACCGTCGCTAAGGCTATATCCGAGATTCTGCCGAACGAATCTTTTCTCTATTTTGCCGATACGAAGAACCTCCCCTATGGGGAGCATTCACCAGAGGAAATTGAAGGTTTTGCCCTCCGCATAATCTCATTTCTCGTGAGCAGGGGAATCAAGTTGTTGGCGATAGCATGCAATTATTCCTCAGCCGTCGTTTTGGATAAGGCACGGCGAATTTATCCCTCCCTCCCCATCCTCGGCGTCTTGCAGGCGGGAGCGAGATTAGCGGTTTCTCAACCATTTGAGAGGATAGGTGTATTGGCTACGAGGGGAACGGTGAAAACGCGGATGTTCCCAAGGGAAATAAAGAATTTAAACCCTCAAATGAAAGTTTTACAGGCAAGTTGCCCGCCACTCGTCTCCCTCATAGAGAGCTTTGCACCTGAGTCAGAGATTCGCTCTGTCGTTAGGGATTGCCTGAAAAGATTGAAGAGAAAGGGAGTAGAGGCGTTGGTTTTGGGTTGCACACACTATCCCTTGGTGAGGGGAATAATAGAGGAGGAAATGGGAGGGGTAAAGATATTGGACCCAGCTGAGGAACTGGCGAGGGAGGTAAAAAGGATATTGGAGAAAGAGAATCTTATCTCGGATGATTGTCCAAAGCATCGTTTCTTTGTCTCGGGAGATGATAGCTCGCTGAGGAAATTTGTGCCCTCTCTTTTGGGAATTGATATAATAGAGATTGAACACCAAGATTTTGAAGGAGGTTTTTGA
- a CDS encoding TCP-1/cpn60 chaperonin family protein yields the protein MAGEVKNVSKSDVDERLSALLNNASAIRAVASSVEGTIGPKGLNCMLVDRFGDVVITNDGATILSKIEVNHPAGKMLINAAKAQDEEVGDGTTTVTLLASALISEGVNQVIRGVPIAKVIEGIRVGIKRAISLLEKHSRPIEDFSSPLLYRAAYVAGRENEDIARIAVEAAKIMGKEKLLDPSFKLKDMVVAKEGAENEVFLGLIIEKERMNRQMPRRVEQAQILVVDDALEPEEIEDDALATESGFREYQRLKEEFKKGIEKIISLGVKFVAVSKGVDRVAEEMLTDAGVMVLRRLSNKDISKISEHTGAKPIKRTSLAKSKEELQSFLGYADVIYHDERLEHTRIIGGKGKPMATILVGAATEEVKEETERIAKDAAAAVQMAMKGGVLPGGGAIELYAIKEVQKAREEIKGMAVYGVDCVIEALKKPLTHIVLNAGFNPLEKIGDVLARQAKEDNDALAIDCDTGEVVDMMELGIVDPTPVKIFALKTAGELAEAILRINMIIKKKEEPPSEEKESTEKGNI from the coding sequence ATGGCTGGAGAGGTTAAGAATGTATCTAAATCTGATGTAGACGAGAGGTTATCAGCCCTATTGAACAATGCGTCGGCGATTAGGGCTGTTGCCTCCTCCGTTGAGGGGACGATAGGTCCCAAGGGGCTGAACTGTATGCTTGTTGATAGGTTTGGTGATGTCGTGATTACGAACGATGGAGCGACGATATTGAGCAAGATAGAAGTGAATCATCCCGCTGGGAAGATGCTGATAAACGCGGCTAAGGCGCAGGATGAGGAAGTGGGGGATGGAACAACAACTGTAACCCTTCTTGCCTCAGCTCTCATCTCCGAGGGAGTTAATCAGGTCATAAGGGGAGTGCCAATCGCTAAGGTGATAGAGGGGATAAGAGTGGGGATAAAAAGGGCGATTTCTCTTTTGGAGAAGCACAGCAGACCGATAGAGGATTTCTCATCCCCTCTTTTGTATCGCGCCGCTTATGTTGCTGGGAGGGAAAACGAGGACATCGCTAGGATAGCGGTTGAGGCGGCGAAAATTATGGGGAAGGAGAAGCTTCTTGACCCTTCTTTCAAATTGAAAGATATGGTAGTGGCGAAGGAGGGAGCGGAAAACGAGGTGTTTCTGGGATTGATTATAGAGAAGGAAAGGATGAATCGGCAGATGCCACGCCGAGTTGAGCAAGCTCAAATCTTGGTCGTTGACGACGCCTTGGAGCCGGAGGAGATAGAGGATGACGCCCTCGCGACCGAGAGCGGTTTCAGGGAATATCAGAGGTTGAAGGAGGAATTCAAGAAAGGAATTGAAAAAATCATATCACTAGGAGTTAAGTTCGTAGCGGTTTCAAAGGGGGTGGATAGAGTAGCGGAGGAGATGCTGACGGATGCGGGTGTGATGGTTTTGAGGCGTCTTTCCAACAAGGATATAAGCAAGATATCGGAGCATACTGGTGCGAAGCCGATAAAGAGGACATCCCTGGCGAAGAGCAAGGAGGAGTTGCAGTCATTCCTTGGCTATGCCGATGTGATATATCACGACGAGAGATTGGAACATACACGGATAATAGGAGGGAAGGGCAAGCCTATGGCGACAATTCTCGTGGGTGCAGCAACGGAGGAGGTGAAGGAGGAAACGGAGAGGATTGCGAAGGACGCCGCAGCTGCTGTCCAGATGGCGATGAAGGGTGGGGTCTTGCCGGGAGGTGGAGCTATTGAGCTCTATGCGATAAAGGAGGTTCAGAAGGCGAGGGAGGAGATAAAGGGGATGGCTGTTTACGGGGTAGATTGCGTCATAGAGGCTCTCAAGAAGCCACTCACCCACATAGTCCTAAATGCCGGCTTCAATCCTCTTGAGAAAATCGGTGATGTCCTAGCCAGACAGGCTAAAGAGGATAACGACGCTTTGGCAATAGATTGCGATACGGGAGAGGTTGTGGATATGATGGAATTGGGGATAGTTGACCCAACTCCGGTGAAGATATTTGCCCTCAAGACAGCGGGAGAGCTCGCCGAGGCAATTCTGAGGATAAACATGATAATAAAGAAGAAGGAGGAACCACCATCTGAGGAAAAGGAGTCAACGGAAAAGGGGAACATTTGA
- a CDS encoding alpha-galactosidase → MSEIQVAIAVDLVLKLFFDLSPNAAEWKEISPNLYRAGDYLLKAEIEKSEGRAIISFSLSRSDESTFTVNSYGFTCDAPISEIHRVYPFSDWFTPGLPWEVNHTTAGNRGIPCLMLLRRDGQNKLTIGFADQVYESQIHGYLRFSGEGLYHIEGKKLFLQSTKLTVKELKDAIYVSIDPRNWFDVAKDYATFVDDFSGYNPNPIPDWAYEPVYCSWYPYEDNINEKIIWENAKIAREVGIGTFLIDAGWNTERSGEWSWIDGRYGDYIPCASKFPDFKGLIKRMQRELGLKVEVWFAPFWLGSESETYKKGLKEARCKVLEGGKLIDNINLCPQNPLTIKRIEEIVRYFFEELGVDGVWVDFVDSLPWECSAQHEHIYHTIGEGATACLERLYKTATSIRPDAVIEYRIFHGNLNTKRFLNVQETTDTPHNYDDNRRLGVYVRAFAKGVVVKTDPTMWSAKCPPEEVAKHCATMIMGGVPAFSLDLPSLPQSHLRILSAYLSFYKKHKDALLKGNFRPLTALPSFPINIIEGKESFLYIGQEAVPPITISDDCEELYIFNCTERDTLSFPLKGMEKFKKLVVYNEYLEEIKQSNLSSHENLFSASVPIGGMVKLTR, encoded by the coding sequence ATGAGCGAAATTCAGGTTGCCATCGCCGTGGACTTAGTCCTGAAGCTTTTCTTCGACCTCTCGCCTAATGCTGCTGAATGGAAGGAAATAAGCCCAAATCTCTATAGGGCGGGTGATTATCTTCTGAAAGCGGAGATAGAGAAAAGCGAAGGGAGAGCGATAATCTCTTTCTCTCTTTCTCGGAGCGATGAATCTACCTTCACAGTCAACTCCTATGGGTTCACCTGCGATGCTCCCATCTCTGAAATCCATAGAGTCTATCCGTTTTCCGATTGGTTCACCCCCGGTCTTCCCTGGGAGGTGAACCACACAACAGCGGGAAACAGGGGAATTCCCTGCTTAATGCTTCTCCGAAGGGATGGGCAGAATAAGCTGACAATTGGCTTTGCAGACCAAGTCTATGAAAGCCAAATCCACGGTTATCTCCGCTTTTCAGGTGAGGGGCTCTATCATATTGAGGGGAAAAAGCTCTTTCTCCAAAGCACTAAGCTAACCGTAAAGGAGCTCAAGGATGCGATTTATGTCTCCATTGATCCTCGCAATTGGTTTGATGTAGCGAAGGATTATGCGACTTTCGTTGATGATTTCTCAGGCTATAATCCCAACCCCATCCCCGATTGGGCTTATGAGCCCGTTTACTGCTCGTGGTATCCCTATGAGGATAATATAAATGAAAAGATAATATGGGAGAACGCAAAGATAGCGAGAGAGGTCGGCATAGGGACTTTTTTGATTGATGCCGGCTGGAATACCGAGAGAAGCGGTGAATGGAGCTGGATAGATGGAAGATACGGCGATTACATCCCCTGCGCCAGCAAATTCCCTGATTTCAAGGGATTGATTAAGCGAATGCAGAGGGAACTCGGTCTCAAAGTTGAGGTTTGGTTTGCTCCTTTCTGGCTGGGTTCGGAGAGCGAGACATATAAAAAGGGCTTGAAAGAAGCGAGATGCAAGGTTTTAGAGGGAGGAAAGCTAATTGACAACATCAATTTATGCCCTCAAAATCCCCTAACGATAAAGAGGATAGAGGAAATTGTCCGATATTTCTTTGAGGAGCTCGGAGTGGATGGGGTATGGGTGGATTTCGTGGATTCCCTTCCTTGGGAATGTTCCGCCCAACACGAACATATTTATCACACCATCGGAGAAGGAGCGACGGCTTGTTTGGAGAGGCTTTACAAGACCGCAACCTCAATCCGTCCGGATGCGGTTATAGAATACAGGATATTTCACGGAAATTTGAACACGAAGAGGTTCTTGAATGTGCAGGAGACGACCGATACTCCCCATAACTACGATGACAATCGGCGGCTCGGGGTTTATGTGAGAGCCTTCGCCAAAGGGGTTGTGGTTAAAACTGACCCAACGATGTGGAGCGCCAAATGTCCTCCAGAAGAGGTGGCGAAGCACTGCGCTACGATGATAATGGGAGGAGTTCCTGCTTTCTCCTTAGACCTTCCCTCCCTTCCTCAATCCCATCTGCGAATCCTGTCCGCTTATCTCTCCTTCTATAAAAAGCACAAAGATGCTTTGCTAAAGGGCAACTTCCGCCCGTTAACTGCTCTTCCTTCTTTTCCCATCAACATCATTGAGGGGAAGGAGAGTTTTCTCTATATTGGGCAGGAAGCCGTCCCTCCCATCACAATCTCTGATGATTGTGAAGAGCTTTACATCTTCAACTGCACTGAACGAGACACACTTTCCTTCCCTCTTAAGGGAATGGAGAAATTTAAAAAGTTGGTTGTTTACAACGAATATTTAGAGGAGATAAAACAGAGCAACCTTTCCTCACATGAAAACTTGTTCAGCGCTTCAGTGCCGATAGGAGGGATGGTGAAGCTAACTCGTTAG
- a CDS encoding MBL fold metallo-hydrolase codes for MSSNFISFNENLSVFLGAINVGVIRNGWEALLIDFGTGEVLKILGKYGIKKIDGVLFTHHHRDQALGVKEALERGTWIAVPEKERSLFEDVEKYWNDPTKRYHLYYFRQNLLIAEPIKVDSPLRSGEEISWGPAKITALSTPGHTDGSMSFIVEVKDEKIAFCGDLIYDKGKIFDVFSLQKGFGNLTDYHGFMFAWRKVIESLRGLLEMGIKAFVPSHGKIITEPKVAVDLLEERFKKCYENYLSSSALWHYFPRLLSEQSQKGPLASAPLRKTPPFLLHIGTSWLIISDKRRAFILDCGSEDAIKEIEALIQEGKIDKVDGLWITHIHDDHTDAIPLLRQRFSCEVIAEESVAKVVSNPKAWKLPCLSPNPIQIDRIVRNGESWQWEEFKLTAYHFPGQTLYHSGLLVEGKGNRLFFCGDSFTPTGLDDYCAYNRNFLSENEGYDYCLRLLEEIKPKLTFNSHIDTPFSISSQEVALWRRTLKEREKLMGELLPWENPNFGIDPYWAFAYPYELELSPGETGNVKIIIKNHSAQRIKFKIKPRFPQELACANVSQWVERKIEGKEESFILLPFSIPFHISPGQYVVLVDVTRREQEFPALIEFILRIK; via the coding sequence ATGAGCTCAAATTTTATTTCCTTCAATGAAAATCTTTCAGTTTTCCTGGGAGCCATAAATGTGGGAGTAATCAGAAACGGTTGGGAAGCCCTCTTAATAGATTTTGGGACTGGTGAGGTTCTTAAAATCTTGGGCAAATATGGGATAAAGAAGATAGATGGGGTTCTTTTCACCCATCATCACAGAGACCAAGCCCTTGGCGTTAAGGAAGCCCTTGAGAGAGGAACTTGGATAGCAGTTCCAGAAAAAGAGAGAAGTTTGTTTGAAGATGTGGAAAAATATTGGAACGACCCTACTAAAAGATACCATCTCTACTATTTTCGTCAAAATCTCCTCATAGCAGAGCCAATAAAAGTAGATTCGCCATTGAGAAGCGGAGAGGAAATCTCCTGGGGACCGGCGAAGATAACCGCTTTATCCACTCCCGGGCATACAGATGGAAGTATGAGCTTCATAGTGGAGGTAAAAGATGAGAAAATCGCATTCTGCGGCGATTTGATTTACGATAAAGGAAAAATATTTGATGTTTTCAGCTTACAAAAGGGTTTTGGGAATCTCACCGATTATCACGGCTTTATGTTTGCCTGGAGAAAAGTAATAGAAAGCCTTAGAGGGCTTCTTGAGATGGGAATCAAGGCTTTTGTTCCCTCGCACGGGAAGATAATCACTGAGCCAAAGGTAGCTGTGGACCTGCTTGAAGAAAGATTTAAGAAATGCTACGAGAATTATCTCTCAAGTTCAGCGCTTTGGCATTATTTCCCCCGTCTTCTTTCAGAACAAAGTCAAAAAGGACCTCTCGCCTCCGCACCTTTGAGGAAAACACCTCCTTTCCTCCTCCATATCGGAACCAGCTGGCTTATAATTAGCGATAAAAGAAGAGCCTTCATTTTGGATTGCGGAAGCGAAGATGCCATAAAAGAAATTGAAGCCCTGATTCAGGAAGGCAAGATTGATAAGGTAGACGGGCTTTGGATAACCCACATCCACGATGACCACACCGATGCAATTCCCCTACTCCGGCAAAGATTTTCCTGCGAAGTAATAGCGGAGGAATCCGTGGCTAAAGTCGTTTCCAATCCCAAAGCTTGGAAGCTTCCCTGCCTTTCTCCCAATCCTATCCAAATTGACAGGATTGTTAGGAATGGCGAATCCTGGCAATGGGAGGAATTCAAACTGACCGCTTATCATTTCCCTGGACAGACCCTTTATCATAGCGGCCTTTTAGTTGAAGGTAAAGGCAATCGCCTCTTTTTCTGCGGAGATTCCTTTACTCCCACAGGCTTGGACGATTACTGCGCCTACAACCGCAATTTCCTCTCGGAAAACGAAGGATACGATTACTGCTTGAGATTGTTGGAAGAGATAAAGCCAAAGCTTACATTCAACAGCCACATAGACACCCCCTTCTCCATTTCATCACAGGAGGTCGCTCTTTGGCGAAGGACCTTAAAGGAGCGAGAGAAACTAATGGGAGAGCTTCTCCCTTGGGAAAATCCAAATTTCGGCATAGACCCCTACTGGGCTTTCGCTTATCCCTATGAACTAGAGCTCTCTCCAGGGGAAACGGGAAATGTCAAGATAATCATAAAGAACCATTCTGCCCAGAGAATCAAATTCAAAATCAAACCTCGCTTCCCTCAAGAACTTGCCTGTGCTAATGTCTCCCAATGGGTTGAGAGAAAAATTGAAGGCAAGGAGGAAAGCTTCATTCTCCTTCCCTTCTCCATCCCTTTCCACATATCCCCTGGTCAATATGTTGTCCTCGTTGATGTTACGAGGAGAGAACAAGAGTTTCCTGCCCTCATAGAATTTATTTTAAGGATAAAATAA
- a CDS encoding GerMN domain-containing protein, whose product MKSNRKFVFLIILLVVFMSLVFYIRAKKVVRERRIWQEVVLYLADFSSPKGPSLVPVKMKVEKEDALNSAIELLIHPPPYLRGVSSPLPRGTRLISAEVKGDTAYLNFSKELKDNFLGGSTNEMLVVYGIVNTACSINGIKRVQILIEGKNIESLGGHLEIMEPLEPNREIVR is encoded by the coding sequence ATGAAGAGCAACAGAAAATTTGTTTTCCTTATCATCCTTCTTGTTGTTTTCATGAGCCTGGTTTTCTATATTCGTGCTAAGAAGGTTGTTAGGGAAAGGAGAATCTGGCAGGAAGTGGTGCTTTACCTTGCGGATTTTTCCTCTCCCAAAGGACCTTCACTCGTCCCCGTGAAGATGAAAGTGGAGAAGGAAGATGCATTGAATTCAGCCATAGAGCTTTTAATACATCCACCGCCTTATTTGAGAGGCGTTTCCTCCCCGTTGCCCAGGGGGACACGGCTCATCTCCGCTGAGGTCAAAGGGGATACCGCCTATCTCAATTTCTCAAAGGAGCTGAAGGATAATTTCCTCGGTGGTTCTACGAACGAAATGCTCGTCGTTTACGGCATTGTTAACACAGCTTGCTCAATAAACGGGATAAAGAGGGTTCAGATATTGATAGAGGGGAAAAACATAGAAAGCCTTGGTGGTCATCTTGAGATAATGGAGCCTTTGGAGCCGAATAGGGAAATAGTGAGATGA